In Jeotgalibaca arthritidis, a single genomic region encodes these proteins:
- a CDS encoding alpha/beta hydrolase, translated as MNPLFKVALKLLSSPKIDMQEDYVWVRKLQDFFAYKPRNTYRVFDRSVYSEDGSHSIPIRVFHPKERTARDLLLFFHGGGWVLGNNDTYTKDCIRMADLTGRTVLSVDYRKAPEHPFPAGFEDCYRVVDILTNNTELTGITDISKINLIGNSAGGNLVAAVCQKLRDEGKALPGKQILINPVTYWDHTEEAPFDSIRVNGYDYGLTSKKMQEYMEMYEPDEELRQSPYISPLMADDFSRLPEALVITSEFDPLRDEGEEYGIQMKEAGTPTRIFQATGTVHDFITGSSMTDITEKTYQLIKDFLDGNLEGSETSGKQNDTTSKKLGEAG; from the coding sequence ATGAATCCACTTTTTAAAGTTGCCTTAAAATTATTATCTTCGCCGAAAATTGATATGCAGGAGGACTATGTTTGGGTAAGGAAACTACAAGATTTCTTTGCTTATAAACCTAGAAATACTTATCGGGTATTTGATAGAAGTGTTTATTCTGAAGATGGCAGTCATTCCATTCCCATTCGAGTTTTTCATCCTAAAGAACGAACAGCACGCGATCTGCTATTGTTTTTTCATGGCGGTGGTTGGGTATTAGGAAATAACGATACCTATACAAAAGATTGTATTCGAATGGCAGATTTAACAGGTCGAACAGTGCTGTCGGTTGATTATCGCAAAGCACCGGAACATCCTTTTCCAGCAGGATTTGAAGACTGCTACCGCGTGGTTGATATCCTTACGAATAATACTGAATTAACTGGCATAACCGATATATCTAAAATCAATCTGATTGGGAATTCAGCAGGTGGTAATTTGGTAGCTGCTGTTTGTCAGAAGCTACGAGATGAAGGTAAAGCTCTGCCTGGTAAACAAATATTAATTAATCCCGTCACTTATTGGGATCATACAGAAGAGGCACCATTTGACAGTATTCGTGTGAACGGTTATGACTATGGATTGACCTCTAAAAAAATGCAGGAATATATGGAAATGTATGAACCTGATGAGGAGTTAAGACAGTCACCTTATATCTCACCTTTGATGGCAGATGACTTTTCTCGTTTGCCTGAAGCGCTAGTGATTACGTCTGAATTTGATCCACTTCGCGATGAGGGAGAAGAATATGGCATCCAAATGAAAGAAGCTGGAACACCAACACGTATTTTCCAAGCTACTGGAACGGTCCATGATTTTATAACAGGATCTAGCATGACTGATATTACTGAAAAAACCTATCAACTCATTAAAGATTTTCTAGATGGAAATTTAGAAGGAAGTGAAACAAGTGGAAAACAGAATGATACGACATCGAAAAAATTGGGTGAGGCTGGATAA
- a CDS encoding VOC family protein, with protein MKTVGIHHITAIVGNVQENVDFYAGVLGLRLIKQTVNFDDPGTYHLYFGNESGKPGTIITFFPWERAVKGQIGGGQVGITSYAIPVGAMPFWEKRLDKFNIAYSKTSRFGEDYLQFTDYHGLILELVEREGGERNEWAFGDVTADVAIKGFAGAVLFSTDPQSTNDTVAQTMGLEKEASEDDLVRYRSSADIGNTVDIKQTAVPEGRMGVGTVHHIAWRAKDKQDHQEWQEHVRSHNHYVTEVRDRNYFDAIYFREKGNILFEIATDTPGFAHDESYETMGSEVMLPTQYEPKRDELTRDLRSFEVRSLD; from the coding sequence ATGAAAACAGTTGGTATTCATCATATTACAGCGATTGTAGGAAACGTTCAGGAAAATGTTGATTTTTATGCAGGGGTACTAGGACTTCGTTTAATTAAACAAACCGTTAACTTTGACGATCCAGGCACCTATCACCTCTATTTTGGGAATGAGAGCGGAAAACCTGGGACCATTATTACCTTTTTCCCATGGGAGAGAGCGGTTAAAGGACAAATTGGTGGTGGGCAAGTCGGTATCACATCGTATGCGATACCTGTAGGAGCAATGCCATTTTGGGAAAAACGTCTAGACAAATTTAACATTGCTTATTCAAAAACAAGTCGTTTCGGTGAAGACTATCTTCAATTCACCGACTATCACGGTTTGATTTTAGAACTTGTTGAGAGAGAGGGGGGCGAAAGAAACGAATGGGCATTTGGTGACGTCACTGCTGATGTTGCCATTAAAGGATTTGCAGGAGCTGTCCTATTTTCAACAGATCCACAATCAACCAATGACACTGTTGCTCAAACAATGGGACTTGAAAAAGAAGCCAGTGAAGATGATCTCGTGCGTTATCGCTCATCAGCAGATATTGGGAATACGGTTGATATTAAACAAACTGCTGTTCCTGAAGGCCGCATGGGTGTCGGAACTGTTCACCATATTGCTTGGCGTGCCAAAGATAAACAAGACCACCAAGAGTGGCAAGAACATGTTAGAAGTCACAATCACTACGTTACAGAAGTTCGCGACCGTAATTACTTTGATGCGATTTACTTCCGTGAAAAAGGCAATATTTTGTTTGAAATTGCGACAGATACACCAGGATTTGCTCATGATGAGTCTTATGAAACAATGGGTAGCGAGGTTATGCTGCCTACTCAATATGAACCGAAACGTGATGAATTAACAAGAGATTTAAGAAGCTTCGAAGTTCGTTCATTGGATTAA
- a CDS encoding acetyl-CoA C-acetyltransferase has translation MEKVYIVGAKRTPIGSFLGSLKDVSAGDLGSVAIKAALEESNVHLNDVDEVLMGNVLSAGQGQGIARQTAIKAGLGVRVPATGLNIACGSGMKAVMNAVQAIRAEDAHVIVAGGVESMSQTPHLIPGRNRSGHKMGSFEVVDHMLHDGLTDAFEGYHMGVTAENIVEKYQITREEQDQFAFESQQKAIAAMDAGKFKAEIAAVEVTNRKGTVVVDQDEYPNRQTNLDKLAQLRPAFKKGGSVTAGNASGINDGASATVVVSESYLKNHNLQPLVEIVAVAQAGVDPSVMGLGPTPAVEKVLEKAQLTLADVDVIELNEAFSSQALGVIHELSERCTIDKTELMAKTNLNGGAIALGHPIGASGNRIIVTLIHLMKEKKAKYGLATLCIGGGMGTAIILKNPTID, from the coding sequence ATGGAAAAGGTATATATTGTGGGAGCGAAACGAACACCGATTGGGTCTTTTTTAGGCTCTTTGAAAGATGTTTCAGCAGGTGATTTAGGAAGTGTAGCAATTAAGGCTGCTTTAGAAGAGAGTAACGTTCACTTAAATGATGTTGATGAAGTGCTGATGGGGAATGTATTATCGGCTGGGCAAGGACAAGGCATCGCGAGACAAACTGCCATTAAAGCTGGATTAGGAGTCAGAGTTCCAGCAACTGGATTAAATATTGCTTGTGGGAGTGGCATGAAAGCAGTTATGAATGCTGTTCAGGCCATTCGAGCGGAAGACGCTCATGTGATTGTTGCAGGTGGTGTTGAATCTATGAGTCAAACGCCTCATCTCATTCCGGGACGCAACCGTAGCGGTCATAAAATGGGTAGTTTTGAAGTAGTCGACCATATGTTGCACGATGGACTAACAGATGCCTTCGAAGGTTATCATATGGGTGTTACTGCTGAGAATATCGTTGAAAAATACCAAATTACAAGAGAAGAACAAGATCAATTTGCCTTTGAATCGCAACAAAAAGCAATTGCAGCTATGGATGCTGGAAAATTTAAAGCAGAAATAGCAGCCGTTGAAGTGACCAATAGAAAGGGGACAGTTGTTGTCGATCAAGATGAGTATCCAAACCGCCAAACTAATTTGGATAAACTGGCACAATTACGCCCTGCATTTAAAAAGGGTGGTAGTGTAACTGCCGGAAATGCTTCTGGTATTAATGATGGTGCCAGCGCAACTGTTGTGGTGAGCGAGAGCTACTTGAAAAATCACAATCTTCAACCATTAGTTGAAATTGTTGCAGTAGCACAAGCCGGTGTTGACCCATCAGTTATGGGATTAGGTCCAACACCAGCCGTTGAAAAAGTATTGGAAAAAGCACAATTAACATTGGCTGATGTTGATGTGATTGAATTAAACGAAGCCTTTTCTTCTCAAGCTTTAGGTGTGATTCATGAATTATCAGAACGCTGTACGATTGATAAAACAGAGCTTATGGCTAAAACAAATTTAAATGGTGGAGCCATTGCCCTGGGTCATCCAATTGGAGCAAGTGGCAACCGAATTATTGTGACTTTGATCCATTTGATGAAAGAAAAAAAAGCTAAATACGGTTTAGCAACGCTCTGTATCGGTGGCGGAATGGGAACCGCAATTATTCTTAAAAACCCAACCATTGACTAA
- a CDS encoding DUF6320 domain-containing protein, which produces MRECEHCQVKIKGDWETCPLCHQELDVTQKVSDNPYPDVPLKYNRQRGLKVLTAISILIVFASYPIALIWQGRFEGLQGAFIGIITMWLVALILIRKRRNLAKSILYLLVFLSLVCVYMDYLMGWSSWSTTYAVPIMCNSAIVGMLASVQFVKIRVGDYILYLMAAGLLGLIPALFLLFHWVYNPIPAWTSIILSLIMLALILFFQGKEMIKELHKRTFI; this is translated from the coding sequence ATGAGAGAATGTGAACATTGCCAAGTCAAAATCAAAGGGGATTGGGAGACTTGCCCGCTTTGTCATCAAGAGTTAGATGTAACTCAAAAAGTAAGTGATAATCCTTACCCAGACGTCCCACTAAAATACAATCGTCAAAGAGGACTAAAAGTATTAACAGCTATTTCGATTTTAATTGTTTTTGCATCATACCCCATTGCCTTAATATGGCAAGGGCGTTTTGAAGGCTTGCAAGGCGCCTTTATCGGGATTATCACCATGTGGTTGGTGGCTTTAATTTTGATTCGAAAACGTCGTAATTTGGCTAAAAGTATTTTATATTTATTGGTCTTTTTATCGCTTGTTTGTGTATATATGGATTACTTGATGGGATGGTCGTCTTGGTCGACAACCTATGCAGTACCGATTATGTGCAACTCAGCTATAGTAGGTATGTTAGCGAGTGTGCAGTTTGTTAAAATTAGAGTAGGTGATTATATTCTTTACTTGATGGCAGCTGGTTTATTAGGGCTGATACCTGCTTTGTTTTTACTCTTTCATTGGGTTTATAATCCGATACCAGCATGGACGTCAATTATTCTAAGCCTAATTATGCTGGCGCTTATTTTATTTTTCCAAGGCAAAGAAATGATTAAAGAGCTGCATAAGCGGACGTTTATATAG
- a CDS encoding homoserine O-succinyltransferase produces the protein MTLIVAKGLPAASELAGEGIVFAEDLPRCSSYLKILILNLMPTKTDTERQLLRLLGQSGVTIQVDFIHLTSPESKNVSKEHLSRYYTDFSKIKDKTYDGLIITGAPVEHLPFEDVNYYDELKEILEWSRTHVSQRLFICWAAQFALNQLFKVNKLSLNEKLFGVFDYHINDQNHPYTNGFQATYSVPQSRHTSIAEEDIRKIAELDLLSRHPNFGPDIIATKDKNDLFVFGHLEYESDTLQKEYERDLSKGEAIKQPKNSQVKGTAPHQQAWKNASQLLWSNWIQYIYQMK, from the coding sequence ATGACGCTTATCGTTGCAAAAGGGTTGCCGGCTGCTAGTGAGTTAGCAGGAGAGGGAATTGTATTTGCGGAAGATTTGCCTCGATGTTCAAGCTACTTAAAAATTTTAATTTTAAATTTGATGCCAACGAAAACAGATACCGAACGTCAATTATTACGTTTATTGGGTCAAAGTGGCGTAACTATTCAAGTTGATTTTATCCACTTAACATCTCCGGAAAGTAAAAATGTCAGTAAGGAGCATTTAAGCCGTTATTATACTGATTTTTCAAAAATTAAAGACAAAACGTACGATGGTTTGATTATCACGGGAGCACCAGTAGAACATTTGCCTTTCGAAGACGTTAATTATTATGATGAATTGAAAGAGATTTTGGAGTGGTCTAGAACCCATGTATCTCAGCGTCTATTCATTTGTTGGGCAGCCCAATTTGCTTTGAATCAATTGTTTAAGGTTAATAAGTTATCATTGAATGAGAAGTTGTTTGGTGTGTTTGATTATCATATTAATGATCAAAATCATCCTTATACGAATGGCTTTCAAGCAACCTATTCGGTACCGCAATCTCGTCATACTTCTATAGCGGAAGAGGATATCAGAAAAATAGCAGAGTTAGATTTATTATCTCGCCATCCTAATTTTGGACCAGATATCATCGCGACTAAGGATAAGAATGATTTGTTTGTTTTTGGTCATTTAGAGTATGAATCAGATACCCTGCAAAAAGAATATGAACGAGATTTGTCTAAGGGGGAAGCTATTAAACAACCGAAAAATAGTCAAGTAAAAGGCACTGCCCCTCACCAGCAAGCTTGGAAAAACGCTAGTCAGCTTCTATGGTCTAACTGGATTCAGTATATTTATCAAATGAAATAA
- a CDS encoding alcohol acetyltransferase, protein MIRHRKNWVRLDNASNIFLAAMSRKDTKVFRFSAELSETIDPDILQQALNKVYDQYLLYHSVLRRGLFWYYLEESDLRPIVQLDTNPSCEALYHFDKRELLFRVIYWKKRISIEVFHVLSDGTGALWFLQDLLKEYILLKHEEVTITEDITTSDLTHQQLLEDSFATYFRKKGKSGFLESVESAIQSLSEIGKKTGFSVSQYVKKPASIFMPVAEQRQSQNIYQVTGTYTADNRPRVVELEMPVKDILTESKKIGASLTIYLTALFIESVKQTAKDFKGIETIAVSVPVNLRQFFPSHTARNFFSTTRLTYTYSPDKENSLTEICQELKNQLEPQLTKESLEEWLTRLIMFEYHPIGRIIIRPLKDIVLKLINKRNNKNLTLAISNLGRVAFPEEIDPYVNQVYFHTIAVRPQFCAISHGDVLTISFTSPFVETDIQRAYVGMLTDKSIPVTVTVNKVTAEELGGEKK, encoded by the coding sequence ATGATACGACATCGAAAAAATTGGGTGAGGCTGGATAATGCTTCTAATATCTTTCTAGCTGCTATGTCACGCAAAGATACAAAAGTATTCCGTTTTAGTGCTGAGCTTTCTGAAACAATCGATCCTGATATTCTACAGCAGGCCTTAAATAAAGTTTATGATCAATATTTGCTTTATCACAGTGTCTTGAGAAGAGGCTTGTTTTGGTACTATTTGGAAGAAAGTGACTTACGACCAATCGTCCAATTAGACACCAATCCCAGTTGTGAAGCACTATACCATTTCGATAAGAGAGAGCTCTTATTTAGAGTTATCTACTGGAAAAAAAGAATTAGCATCGAAGTGTTTCATGTTTTGTCAGATGGAACTGGTGCGTTGTGGTTTTTACAAGATTTGTTAAAGGAATATATTTTACTTAAGCATGAAGAGGTTACGATAACAGAAGACATAACAACTTCTGATTTAACCCATCAACAATTGCTAGAAGATAGTTTTGCGACTTACTTTCGTAAAAAAGGCAAGAGTGGCTTCTTAGAGTCAGTTGAATCAGCCATCCAGTCACTAAGTGAAATTGGTAAAAAAACTGGCTTTTCTGTTAGCCAATATGTTAAAAAGCCGGCAAGTATTTTTATGCCAGTGGCTGAACAACGACAATCACAAAATATCTATCAAGTAACGGGAACCTATACGGCTGATAATCGGCCACGAGTCGTTGAACTTGAGATGCCAGTCAAGGATATATTAACTGAATCTAAAAAAATTGGGGCTTCATTAACCATATATTTAACAGCGCTCTTTATTGAATCAGTTAAACAAACTGCTAAGGATTTTAAAGGAATTGAAACGATTGCGGTATCTGTACCCGTAAACTTAAGACAATTTTTCCCGTCTCATACTGCTCGTAATTTTTTCTCTACAACCCGTTTGACTTATACTTATTCACCAGACAAAGAAAATAGTCTTACAGAGATATGCCAAGAACTCAAGAATCAGCTAGAACCGCAATTGACCAAGGAAAGTCTAGAGGAATGGCTGACACGTTTGATTATGTTTGAGTATCATCCAATCGGCAGAATCATTATTCGACCTTTGAAGGATATCGTATTAAAGCTGATTAATAAACGGAACAACAAAAACCTAACACTAGCAATTTCAAATCTTGGAAGAGTTGCTTTTCCTGAAGAGATTGACCCGTATGTTAATCAAGTTTACTTTCATACGATCGCAGTTCGTCCGCAATTTTGTGCAATTAGCCATGGTGACGTTCTAACCATTTCATTTACATCTCCCTTTGTTGAAACGGATATTCAACGTGCTTATGTTGGCATGCTGACTGACAAATCTATCCCTGTAACTGTAACGGTTAATAAGGTAACAGCAGAAGAGTTAGGAGGCGAAAAAAAATGA
- a CDS encoding SDR family NAD(P)-dependent oxidoreductase has protein sequence MMKNEVAVVTGASSGIGREIAIQLSKRGYELVLVARREDRLKELARVLPTKSHIIVADLNKESDCYSVYEQTRNLDVTILINAAGFGSFGSFAESDIEREFEMIDLNIKSVHLLTKLYLADFKEKDKGYILNVSSVAGLMPAGPYMSTYYASKAYVTSLTSAIHQELLEENSQVYVGSLCPGPVDTEFNQVAGAAFNLKSITAKDCAIYGVQQMFKKKAVIVPGKSIRAAAVVSRLAPRSLVIKIAGHQQKKKQG, from the coding sequence ATGATGAAAAACGAAGTGGCCGTTGTGACAGGAGCCAGCTCAGGGATTGGACGAGAAATAGCCATCCAATTGAGCAAACGAGGTTATGAATTGGTATTAGTGGCGAGACGAGAAGACCGTTTGAAAGAACTTGCCAGAGTATTACCAACTAAATCACATATTATCGTAGCAGACTTAAACAAAGAATCAGACTGTTATTCAGTTTATGAACAAACAAGAAATCTTGATGTCACCATTTTAATTAATGCAGCAGGATTTGGTTCTTTTGGATCATTTGCAGAATCGGACATAGAGCGAGAATTTGAAATGATTGACTTGAACATTAAATCAGTCCATCTGTTGACTAAATTATATTTAGCTGATTTTAAAGAAAAAGATAAAGGCTATATTTTAAATGTATCATCAGTAGCTGGGTTGATGCCGGCAGGGCCTTATATGTCAACTTACTACGCTAGTAAAGCCTATGTCACAAGTTTGACATCCGCTATTCACCAAGAGTTACTAGAAGAAAACAGCCAGGTTTATGTGGGTTCACTTTGTCCAGGACCGGTTGATACAGAATTCAATCAAGTAGCAGGTGCGGCATTCAACTTGAAGAGCATTACTGCCAAGGATTGTGCTATTTATGGCGTTCAGCAAATGTTTAAAAAGAAAGCCGTTATTGTGCCCGGCAAAAGTATTCGTGCCGCAGCAGTGGTTTCAAGATTGGCGCCACGGTCATTAGTTATTAAAATCGCTGGTCACCAGCAAAAGAAAAAACAAGGGTAA
- a CDS encoding O-acetylhomoserine aminocarboxypropyltransferase/cysteine synthase family protein, whose product MTKDYRFETKAIHSGLEIDQTGARALPIYQTTSFVFEDTQDGADKFALAKGGNIYTRLMNPTTSAFEARITELEGGSAGLAVASGMAAITYAILTLAHNGDHIVSTSSLYGGTHTLFKHTLKNYGVEASIVSTKNTDDVAAAIKENTKAIFIETIGNPEGNVEDIEALATIAHQHGIPLIVDNTFATPYLCRPFDFGADIVVHSATKFIGGHGTSIGGAIIESGRFDWKQNDKFKGLSEADPSYHGIVFADTFGPGAFVTKIRTSLLRDTGASISPFNSFLLAQGLETLALRMERHVENAQKVAEFLNQHDKVEWVDYAGLEDSPYYNLKNKYLPKGAGAVFTFGVKGGLEAGVKFIEALELFSLLANVGDAKSLVVHPASMTHSQLTEEELAHGGVKPETIRISVGIEHIDDIIADLEKGLGVI is encoded by the coding sequence ATGACAAAGGATTACAGATTTGAAACAAAAGCAATTCATTCAGGTTTAGAAATTGATCAAACAGGAGCACGCGCACTTCCAATTTACCAAACGACGTCATTTGTTTTTGAGGATACACAAGATGGAGCCGATAAATTTGCACTAGCTAAAGGTGGAAATATTTATACACGTTTAATGAATCCAACAACATCTGCCTTTGAAGCACGGATAACTGAGCTAGAAGGTGGGAGCGCAGGTTTAGCTGTTGCTTCCGGTATGGCTGCTATTACTTACGCTATCCTGACGCTAGCTCATAACGGTGATCATATTGTTTCTACTTCTAGTTTATATGGCGGAACTCATACGTTATTTAAACACACCCTTAAAAATTATGGTGTTGAAGCCAGCATTGTGAGCACTAAAAATACGGATGATGTTGCTGCAGCTATTAAAGAAAATACAAAAGCTATTTTTATTGAAACCATTGGGAACCCAGAAGGTAATGTAGAAGATATTGAAGCTCTAGCAACAATCGCTCATCAGCATGGTATTCCTTTGATTGTTGATAATACTTTTGCGACACCTTATCTATGCCGACCATTTGATTTTGGAGCAGATATTGTTGTCCATTCAGCAACTAAATTTATTGGTGGGCATGGAACCAGTATTGGAGGAGCGATTATTGAGTCCGGTCGCTTTGATTGGAAGCAAAATGATAAATTTAAAGGGTTGAGTGAAGCAGATCCGTCTTATCATGGTATCGTATTTGCAGATACATTTGGGCCAGGGGCATTTGTAACGAAGATTCGAACATCATTATTAAGAGATACTGGCGCATCTATTTCACCGTTTAACTCGTTCCTATTAGCACAAGGATTAGAAACATTAGCATTAAGAATGGAACGTCACGTTGAGAATGCTCAGAAAGTAGCGGAGTTTTTAAACCAGCACGATAAAGTAGAGTGGGTTGACTATGCTGGACTTGAAGATAGCCCTTATTATAACTTGAAAAATAAATACTTACCAAAAGGAGCAGGCGCTGTTTTCACATTTGGTGTGAAAGGTGGTCTGGAGGCAGGTGTTAAGTTTATCGAAGCACTAGAACTGTTTTCATTACTAGCTAATGTGGGTGACGCTAAGTCGTTAGTTGTTCATCCAGCTTCTATGACACACAGTCAATTAACGGAAGAAGAATTAGCGCATGGTGGTGTTAAACCAGAAACGATTCGTATTTCTGTAGGAATCGAGCATATCGATGACATTATTGCTGATTTAGAAAAAGGGCTAGGAGTGATCTAA